The Chryseolinea soli nucleotide sequence CTGCAGGTTTTCAATTTCAAGTGTCGAGTTCTTCTGCTGGGTGATATCTTTGATGAAGGCTGTGAATTGAATTTCATCACCTACTTTCGTCTTGCTCAGTGAAAGATTGATCCAGAATCTGGTTCCATCTTTTTTTGTAGCCTCGAGGTCGCGCCCGATACCTACCACTTTGTTAACACCGGTATTTACGTTACTCTCTACATATTGGTCGTGTGCCCCCTGGTGTTCTACCGGAACGATCATTTTCACGTTTTTACCCATCACTTCTTCGCGGCTGAAGCCAAACATCCTCTCCGCCGAATCGTTATAGAAAATGATATTTCTTTGTGCATCGATTTGAACGACAGCATCTACGGCGGCACTGAGCGCTTGCACGTTCCGATCGGCCAGCTGTTGAATTTCCAGCAGGCGCTTTTGAAGATCTTCCACTAAAGAAGCACTTGCTCCGGTTGAAGAACCACCGCTTGCTCCATTTTCCTTTTCCTGGTACAAATTCTTGTTCATTTTCCTCGGTGTTTTAGATTTCGGTTTATTTGCGTTTCCTCGCTCTGGTTGAGTCGCTGTTAGTGTCCGCGCTGGACTGGTTTCTTCGTTTTCGACTTGTTCTGAATCCATGGTCGTCATCATTCGTTTAACTGACGTAGAACTTTCAAAACCGAAGCTCCAAGGCGCAGCATGATCTTCTCTTCTATCCAACTGTGATCCCAGACATCCATCGCTCCGATTTGAATAATCATGTTTTTTGCCTTTCTTTCTTAGTACTACATCATTTATTAAACCACTCCACTTTTTCATAAATGTATTGCGACCTGCGCGGAGAAACATTCCGAAGAATCTTGTATTTTGAATTCAGATGTTCTACGGACGCAAACTCAGTAGTTACACGTACCTAATGCTCTACCGCCTCATTTTTGAGCTGATTCTTTCTATTGATGAGTTTCCCCTTTAAACTATTGGGAATACAAACTTTAAACACGCTACCGAATCCAACTTCAGATTGCACAGAAATGTCCCCGCCCAGTTGCTCAATTCCTTCCTTAGCAATGTAGAGGCCCAACCCTGCGCCCCTCGACTGGCTGGAGGCTTTGTAAAACATGTTGAAGATCTGATCAAAATATTGGCGGGCGATACCGATCCCGTTGTCATGGACTTCAATGGTTACATGCTCCGGCACCATGTTCACCAGGATGTGAAGAAACGGCCGGACCTTGGCTGCATCCGAAAACTGAATAGCATTCCGTATCAGGTTTTCCAGTATGATCTCCAACCGATCCCGGTCGCTATAAAAGGCCGCCCCTCCCCGGATCACTATCTCCACATTCAAGCGATTGAAATTCTCATTATGGCGATGAGCATTGACAACCTTCCAGATCTGTGTATCGAATTCAATCTTTTCGCTGTGGATATTTTTGTACGTAGTTTTTGAGAAACTAATAATGTCGCGGATAATCGCATCGAGGCGTTCGGCGCTCAACTCGATCTTTTCAACGTACTCCATGACAGTCCGGTCGCTGGTGTGCAGTCGGGTCAGATTCACCAGACCCATGATCGACGTAAGAGGCGATCGCAAATCATGCGACGCACTGTAGAGAAACTTTTCCATCTGGCTGTTGATCTTGGCCAGCTGTAGATTCTTTTGTTCCAGGTTCCGCTCAAATTCTACCCGTTCAGAAATATCAAGGGCGGTCCAATGAAGAACCAGTTCTCCTATTTCATTGACCAGCTTCTGGGCATTTAACAATGCCACAATTTTCTTTCCGTTTAGCTTCTTAAAGTTAACGACATACTGCCGGACCTGCTCGCCACCCAACAATTTCCGCTTTATGCGTTGGTAATCATCAACGTTCACAAACAAATCAAAGACTGGAAAGTCTTTTGAGCTGTGGTCATTGCCAAACCCAAAACCATCAAAAAAAAGTCTGTTACCAAAAAGGATCTTGTCACCGGGGGAAGACCAAAAAATGATTTCAAATGTGTTATCAAAAAACAGTTTACCTGGGTTTTCCAATACAGGCGTTTGCCTTTTTGTCCCCCTGTCCACTTTGGATCTATTGATTCCATTTTTTTGATCCATGACGTATCCTCCTCCTTAGTTCACGCCAAGGTTGGAAAAAGGAAGACTTGGCTCAATACATGTTTTTATTGAATTACGATTCGTAGAACTACATAGGGGCAGTAGGCAAAACTACGTACGAATAGACGTGCTTATGTGAGAATATTTATCTGTCGCGCTTTCTTAACCAGTTCAATGGAATTTTTTACTGCAAATTTCTTCATGAGATTTGCCCGATGGGTTTCCACCGTACGGGGACTGATGAATAACTTGTCGGCCATTTGCACACTGGTGAGCCCATCATCAATGAGCTTGACAATTTCTATTTCACGGGCAGTAAGTTTGATATCCTCGTGGCGTTCTTTCTTCTTCACTACGCCCCGTTTGTATTTATTGAGGATTACTTTATGTACTTGTTGGCTAAAGTATGTTTTGCCTTCTAAAATGGTATGAACGGCATATTCCAGTTCCTGCCCGCTTTCATTTTTCACCACATATCCTTTCACTCCATTTTCGATGCAACGGCCTACATAATCTTCATCATCATACATCGAAAGCATCAGTATGTTCGCGTTGGCATCGAATGCCAGGATCTTTTGCGTCACTTCCATGCCGTTCATATCGGGAAGAGAGATATCCAGGATGATCAGATCGGGTTTTAATTCTTCATATAGATCGATAGCCTGACGCCCATTCTCCGCCTCCCCTACAATCGTTATGTCTTTGGACTCTTTTAGCAAATTCTTCACGCCGGCCCGAATCATGGCGTGGTCATCGGCCAACATTATTCTATGTTTTTTCATATCGGTTTAGTTGGGGTGAACAGGTGTTTCGATCATAACAATGGTGCCTCCCTCAGGGCCTGGTTTAACGGAAAGTTTACCTTGCAGAATTTCTGCACGGTCGCGCATATTTACTAATCCACTGTGATTGCGATCATCTTTTGCTGGACAGATGCCTTTTCCATTGTCTTCAATACTGAGGCGAACGGCTTGTGGTCTTTCGCTCAACCGCACGGTAATGGAACTTGCGTGAGCATGCTTGATGGCATTGGTTACCGCTTCCTGCGCTATTCGATACAAATTCACCTTATGGGCCTGTTCCAGCGGCACGGGAACGCCCATAGATTGAAACGAAATGGGGATGTTCACAGTTTCGTTCATTTGTCTGCACATCGATCTCAAACAGGTAGCCAGGTCAAAATCCTTTAGCTTGGAAGGCAAAAGATTCTCGGAGATCCGTATGGATTCCATGATCGCTTCATCCAATAACTGGTATAGATCCTGCGCCGTACGTTTGTCCGTCACCAATACATTCACGTTCATTTTCACAGCATTTAATATCTGACCTAATCCATCGTGCAGGTCTTTGGCGATGCGGCTTCTCTCTTTTTCCTGCCCCTCGATGAGTGCGCTGAGACGCTGTTTTTCAAAGTCTTTTGCCATCTTTTCGTTGGCTCGCTTCTCCGACAAATCCTTAAAGATCATGACCAAACCAATCCGCCTGCCCCGCGCGTCGATAACCGGGCTCAAACTTCCTTCCCCGATGGGGATCCACACATTTTGCCGGGATCCCAGCAGCAAGCCTTCAGGCAGGGCATTGTGCTGAGAAACGATGTCGCATTGAATGGGGTTAACCGGGAATTCACCGGTGGCTTCATTCCGGAGGTGCATAATGTCAGCCACATTCCTTCCAAGGGCATCTGGCAATGCGTAGCCGGTGATGGATTCTGCCTTGGGGTTCAGGTAGGAGATGGTGTACTGGTCGTCTATGATCACAATCGCATCGCTGATCGATTTGACCGTTGCAAAATATTTTTCTTCGCTTTGTCTGAGTTTCGATTCGATCTCGTGTTTATAGAGTGCCATTTCAATTACCGTGAAAATCTCCCGGTCTTCAAAAGGCTTTGTCAGATACCCGTAGGGCTCGGTAATTTTCGCCCGCTGTATAGTGTCCCTATCCGTCAGCGCCGTAATGTAAATAACCGGCAAGTTGAATCTCGATTTTAAGATGGAGGCGGTTTGAATGCCGTCCATTTCTCCATTGAGCATAATGTCCATCAAAACTAAATCCGGGCGGCTATGCTCGGCATACTCAATCGCTGCACTTCCGGAATCAAATTTTTCTAAAACGGTATAACCTTCCCCCTCCAAAGTCGCCTGCAAGTGGTAGGCTACAATAAAAGAATCTTCCACAATCAAGATCCGCGCTTTCGACATACGTGTGTTTATCTGAATAAATTAAACGGTCCTTAAAATGATCAGGCGCTGGTGATTCGATCCTTGGATGAAGCACCTCGCAGCAGTGTGACATGAAATGCCGTTCCTTTGCCCTTCGTGCTTTCCACGGCAATCTCCCCCGCATTTTTTTCAACAAATTCTTTTACGAGACCAAGTCCCAAACCTGTTCCTTTTTCACCTTCCGTTCCCTTGGTGCTCCTAACCTTGCCCATTTGAAAAATATTTTTCAGGTCCGCCGACGAAATGCCTATGCCTGAATCCTGGATAGATAGTCTTACAAATCCATTGTCCATACGGGCGGAAATATCAATTTCACCACCCCGGGGGGTAAATTTAATGGCATTGCTCAGGAGGTTGCGAACGATAAAATCGATCTGATAGCTGTCGGCAAAAACCGGAAGCTCGTCTGGGCCGCTATACGTAACTGCAATTTGCTTTGTGGCACTGCTTTCCCTGGCAAAGGAAACAACGGAATCGATGTTCTTTTTTAAGTCAATGTTCTCTGCCGTTGTGCCATTGCCGTTCATTCGCGACTGCGCCCAGGTAGTGAGATCGTCCATCAAGGCTTTGGTGTCCCGGAATGCGTTGTTGATCTCACTTACCATCTTCTTGATCTCTTCTTTTGATAAGGCGTCAATATTCTTCTCGATCAACATGATGAAACTGTGTAACGTATTCACAGGGCTTCTCAGGTCGTGCGAAACAATGCTGAAAAATTTGTCTTTAACAGAAATGAGCTCCTCCTTCTCCCGGAGCAACTGCTCCAAAACCAACATTGCATTTTTTAATTCGGTTATCTCAAAGGTGTACCCATACCACAGGAAACTCCCATCGTCTTGCGCCTCGATCGTGGCCTGTGTCCTCACCCATTTCGGCTTATCGCCCCGTGTGTTGACACGAAACTCGCTGACATTACCGGATAACGCCCGGGCAGCCTGCTCTACTTCCTTGGTGATTCGTCCAAGATCGTCAGGATGCATGCAATTGAACAACGGCGTCGCATCCTCCGAAACCTGGCTTGGCGACAGGTTGTAAATTTCTTGAATGCCTTTGCTCGCGAACGGAAAATGCGTAGAGCCGTCGGGCCGCATACGGAATTCATAAATAAAGCCAGGAATATTATCAGAGAGCCGTTCAAAACGGTTCAAAATTTTCTTGAGTCGTTGTTCGCTCAGGAGCAGGGCATCTTCAGCTTTTTTCCGCTCGGTGATGTCCATCCCGATTCCGATAAGACACCGCTTTCCCTCGTACGCTATCTTCCAGCCTGTGAAGAAATAGGGAATCTTGATTCCGTTCTTGGTAAGAAGGTCAATTTCAGTTTCTGCCTGACCATGGGTGAAGACAGATTTCACTTTTTCGGCCGCCAATGCCTTCTCTGCTTCATCAAAAAAATCCAGCGGGGTCATTGTGCTTATTTCTTGTCCCGAATATCCAGTCACCGTTTCGTAATTCTTGTTCCATCTCAGATATTTATGGTCTTCATCATAGAGAAAAAACATACCCGGCAAACCATTAATAATAGAATCCGAAAGCTCCCGCTCTTTTATGATTTTCGATTCTGCTTCTTTCTCATCCATCACATCATGGAAAATAAAAAGCCCGGTATCTCCCTTAAAGATCCCCTTGGCATCGATCCAAATTTTTCTATCGGCCAGCGTTGTCATTTCAAACTTGATCTCGACCATGCTTTTCTCCTTATCCAAAACACCAGACACTCCCTCCTTTATTTTCTGCTGAAAGGCTGAACGGTATACAGGGTCGACATAGGTTTTCAGAAAATAGGCTAGCTGCATAACCTGCGGGGTACTGACTTCCATGTCGAGCAATCGAAATAATTCGCTACTCACCGTGAGTTGTAGTGACCGCAAGTCCAATTCGGCGCTCCCCATTTTTCCAAAGTGTAACGTCTCTTTAAATTGCTCGTTGGAGGCCCTCAATTTTCTAATCATGAGCACCGAGTAACTTCCGGCGCTGCCGATGATCAGGAGCGTCAGGAAAATATTGAGGCTGAACAGGTAAACATTGATCTCGCGGGCGGCAGAACCCAACACATCGCTGAATTCCCGCTCCAACGTTGTTAGCTCCAACGTCAAGCGATCGACTTCTTGCATCGTCAATTCCTTTTCTTGTCGCGAGAAACTTCCGGTCGTTATTTTTTGCCTCACCTCTCCCCCCAACAAAACAAGCTTCCCAATTTTGACATCCGCCTGTTTCCAAATCTGAATAGCATGTTTCATAAAGGAAACGTCCTTAAAATTCCGGAACAGCCAGATCATGTTATCCAGGTCATCGACATGGTTTTCACCCAATAGAAAACCATTCTTTATAACGGCTTCTTCACTATGGTTCACCAGGCCAATCCGCGCCGTGCTATCACCCAACGGCACTTTCAATTCCTTCAGGAAAAATTCCCAATATTTTGGGTCTTCGGAACTGATGTACATGATCAAATGCTTCGCACCGTCTTTTTGTCCTTTTGAGTAACGCGATTCTCCGTTGATGTAGGCCCGCACCGCCGAGGTCGTCCTGATGGTGAAATAATCGATCAAAATGAGGAATGCGGATACCAGTATTACAACTAATAGCGATAGGTTAAGCTTATTGATCATCTCTCTTAGACAATTCGTTTAGTTACTGTTTCTGTATTGGGAGCAGTTAAAAATTCGGTCGAAAATCTTATTTGAAAATCGGTTCCATTTTTTCTAAGAACCGAAAACTCCCCTCCCAACTGTTTCACAAAAATGTAGATGAGGGACATCCCGAAGCTACCGGTTTCCCGTGGCGCAACATTCTCCGGCAGCCCAATGCCGTTATCACAGACACTCAATAAAAAATTTCCCTCCTCCTGCAAGAAACGGACAACGATCTTCCCTCTGCTTTCCGGGGGAAAGGCGTGTTTAATGGCGTTTGTGACCAATTCATTCACAATTAAGCCGCAGTACGTGGCCACGTCGGATGGAAGTTGAACTGGCAAAATTTCCTTCTTCGTCTCCACGATCAAGTCCGGTCTATAAAATGAAACCTGGATATCTTTCAGCACTCTGTTCAAAAAGTCATCGATGTTCACCGAATCAAGTTCTTCGGTTTGAAGAAGGCGCTCATGCAGCACGGCGATGGACTTTACCTTTTGACGCAGGCCTTCCAAAAATTCGCGAATGTCGTTTTGTTTAAAGGTGGCCAGCTTCAGATACACAATGCTGGAGATCAGTTGAAGATTGTTCTTGATGCGGTGATGCACTTCCTTTATCAGCGTCTCCTTTTCCTTCAGTGATTGAAGTATTTTCTGTCCCGCTAATTTCTCCTGGGTTTGATCATACACGACAGAAATCCCACTCAACGGATTCCCCTGCTCATCCCGAAAAAATAAGCCCTGCGATTTTATATACCGGACCTCGTGATCCACTGGTCTTATGATCCGGTACTCATCGTAGTAGTGGCTGCCCGGCGACGTCAGCAAGCCCTTGTCTCGTTTCATTTTAGCTTCACGGTCATCGGGGTGAACGATTCCCCAATACTTCTCGCGCGTAAGCACACCTTCCTCGATACCAAATATTTCCCTCAACTTGTCGTCGCATTCCCAGGAGTCGTTCACAAAATCGATTTGCCAAACTCCCAATCGCGCGGCTTTATGGGCAAGCTCCAGTCGTTTCCCCAATTTTTTTGTTTCGGTGATGTCGGTGACCACGGTGAGCGATCGTGTCACCCGGCCTTGCCCGTCATACTCAGCACTGGACGATAAAAGTGTATTTAAAACTCTACCGCTTTTGGTCACAAAATCAAATTCCAAATTGCGCGCCACGCCTGACCGGATAAAATCTACCAACTCCTTAGTCCCTTTTTCCCTTGACTCAGCCGTCATGAATTCCACACTTCGCTTTCCAAGAACCTCCTCCCGGGAATATCCCATTTTTTGCAACCAGAAATCACTTACCCTGCTCAGTTTTCCATCCACTTCAATGGAGTGCATCATTACGGGGGTGTTGTTATACAGGAGTTTGAATCGTTGCTCGCTCCTTCTTATTTCCTCTTCCGCCATTTTGCGGGCCGTGATATCCAGCATGATGCCGCGAAGCAAAATGGGCTTGCCGTCTTTATGAATAACGGTGACCTTGTCCTGAATCCATACCTCACAGCCCTCGCGGGTGATCATGCGATACTCGAAATCATGATCGCGCAATTTCCTTGTGGACAGCTTACAAAAATTAACGGCCCGCTCCCTGTCTTCGGGATGAATTTTATTTGCCCAGAAGTTAGGTTCCGTATGCCAATTGGAAACCGGGTAACCTAATATCTTTTCCGCCTGTTTGCTGACAAACTTAAATTCAAAAGTCTGTGCATCGGCTTCCCAAACAATACCATCTATGGTGCCCACCAATGAATGGAACTTGTCCATTTCGGTGGCCAGTGCTCTAAAATTTCCCTGTGCTATACGTTCAATCTCTTTGCGCTTAAGTTCAGCCAGCTTACGCCCGGTGATGTCATGCATGAATCCAAACCAACAATGCTCTCCATTCTTTTCCTTGTATGCATTCGAGGCGCCGGCTATCCATTTGACAGAGCCATTGGGCATGATCACCCTAAACTCGCTTTCCCAAGGGAGATCATTATGAAATCCATCTCGCATAGCCTGTCTGATTAGCGGTAGATCATCAGGATGAATGATCTCGGTTAACCCCCGTGCTTTTATTTTTTCGGCTGAAATTCCAAACAACGATTCACATCCATTGCTGACAAAAAGAAATTGACCGTTGCTTTCATCCTTGAGCTGGTATTTGAAAATCATTCCCGGCACGTTGTCCGCCAAACGCTGGAACAACTCGTTCGCATCAACGAGTGCTTCTTGTGCCTTTTTCGGCTCCGTTATCTCGTGAAGAATTCCCAAGGCAGTGCCTCCTTTAAAAATACCCAGGGCTTTGATCCAGATCTTCCTGCCGGTTGCCGTGATCATTTCAAACTCCACGTTTACCACCTTTTTCTCAGCGCCAAGGCCGCGCATACCCTCTTCAATTTTTTGCTGCACCTCCGAGCGAAAATCAGGATGGATATACGTCTTTAAAAATTGTTCAATCGGTATCGATTGAGGTTCGTCGACCACCACATCCAATAGCTGAAATAATTCTTTGCTCACCGTCAGAAGAAAAGTTTGCAGATCCAATTCGGCGCTTCCCATTTTTCCGAAAATCAGGGTCTCGCTGTGGTTGGCGCTAGCCTTCTCATTTTTAATCGAAACAGCTTCGCAAACGCTTTCTAAAAAATCGACAAAGCAATCCATGCCGTCAAAGCTGATGGGTTTGCGCAGTACAGCTAGTAAGATCTCTTTGCCTTTGCTCGTACGATGAATTACCGGGCCGAAATTGACGGGCTTTTTGGATGTCGCTGTTTTCGGTCTAGAAAGCGTTTCCGGCCTGATCTTGGAAATATTCAACGCCTTGTCTGAAGTTGACAAGCCCAGCACTCGCTTTGCTTCTTTATTATATTTCAACACACACCCGTTGTCCTGGCGATAGATAATCACCGGCATGGGCAGTTCATCGAAGGCGAAGGAAGGGTCTCTTTTGTGGCCGTTCGGTCTTACAGTCATCACATCAAAAAAAATCAAAATTACATATTGATAATCAAGGATGTAAGGACGTTTATACGTAGGTAGAAGTACTTACTTTAATTGTGATACGAGCCTTATGATAGCGATTACGCACGGCAAAAAATGTCACCGTTGCCGTAGTTCCGACCGTCGTTTGACTGCGGCGTGTGGTCTTTCTAGATGAGATGAGATGGAGTCGGACGCAGAGGGTACGATGAATAAATCGAGAACTCAGTTACACTGGCTAATAGAAACCTTCCTGTTGAATTGTATCTTTAAAACGCAAGCTATCCCAAAATCTGCAATCATCTAGATTAAATTCTTGCCTATTATTAAGATAACCCGTATAGCTTCGGCCTGCTAAGTTGTGAAAACGCAAGATATAAGACATTTTTTCATATGTCTCGGAATTGATATGAATTGCTCCATGGTGGGCGTATATATCCCAGTTTAAAGAATCTTGCGGGTTCGAATCCAATTCGGCAAAATGCACCAAACCATCATACACCCACACTTTTGTAATGGGTTCATAAATCTTCAAAATAACAAAAATAGCGCAATGCCGTTTTTGTGAATCATATAAAATGGTATCAATGTTGACAATTGTATTTTTATCAAAAGCCAGTGCATTATAAGGATCTTCCTTATCCTCAATTATACTTGACAATTTCTTTACAAGAAGAATACTATCGTGTTCATATTGATTCCGATCAACCACTATTTGACAGTGAAATTTACTTTGCGTCTTAAATCGCTCTCTTACTCTTTCATCTTTGTTACAGCTTAGGAGCTGAACGGCAAGCGCGCAACTTACCAGTGTCCATTTATTCCACATTCTCGTTCATTCATCTTGACGTCCTTGATCTCATTTAATTTTCAACCTATTCGACGTATTGTAGATGGGAAGGTTTACTTCCTAATTACCGAATCAAATACCCCGTCATCAGCGCCGCCGCATTCTCAGAAGCAGAACCCGTGTCCAATATTTTTATGATCTCGTCGTAGCCATTCAGAACTTCTTTTCGGCGGGGGGAATCAATGAGAAGTTGTTTGAGTTCGCCAGCAAGATGGTCAACGTTAGCATCGTCCTGGATCATTTCTTTGACCACTTCTCTTCCGGCAATGAGATTGACAAGCGAAATGTAAGGCACCTGA carries:
- a CDS encoding sensor histidine kinase — translated: MINKLNLSLLVVILVSAFLILIDYFTIRTTSAVRAYINGESRYSKGQKDGAKHLIMYISSEDPKYWEFFLKELKVPLGDSTARIGLVNHSEEAVIKNGFLLGENHVDDLDNMIWLFRNFKDVSFMKHAIQIWKQADVKIGKLVLLGGEVRQKITTGSFSRQEKELTMQEVDRLTLELTTLEREFSDVLGSAAREINVYLFSLNIFLTLLIIGSAGSYSVLMIRKLRASNEQFKETLHFGKMGSAELDLRSLQLTVSSELFRLLDMEVSTPQVMQLAYFLKTYVDPVYRSAFQQKIKEGVSGVLDKEKSMVEIKFEMTTLADRKIWIDAKGIFKGDTGLFIFHDVMDEKEAESKIIKERELSDSIINGLPGMFFLYDEDHKYLRWNKNYETVTGYSGQEISTMTPLDFFDEAEKALAAEKVKSVFTHGQAETEIDLLTKNGIKIPYFFTGWKIAYEGKRCLIGIGMDITERKKAEDALLLSEQRLKKILNRFERLSDNIPGFIYEFRMRPDGSTHFPFASKGIQEIYNLSPSQVSEDATPLFNCMHPDDLGRITKEVEQAARALSGNVSEFRVNTRGDKPKWVRTQATIEAQDDGSFLWYGYTFEITELKNAMLVLEQLLREKEELISVKDKFFSIVSHDLRSPVNTLHSFIMLIEKNIDALSKEEIKKMVSEINNAFRDTKALMDDLTTWAQSRMNGNGTTAENIDLKKNIDSVVSFARESSATKQIAVTYSGPDELPVFADSYQIDFIVRNLLSNAIKFTPRGGEIDISARMDNGFVRLSIQDSGIGISSADLKNIFQMGKVRSTKGTEGEKGTGLGLGLVKEFVEKNAGEIAVESTKGKGTAFHVTLLRGASSKDRITSA
- a CDS encoding response regulator, whose translation is MSKARILIVEDSFIVAYHLQATLEGEGYTVLEKFDSGSAAIEYAEHSRPDLVLMDIMLNGEMDGIQTASILKSRFNLPVIYITALTDRDTIQRAKITEPYGYLTKPFEDREIFTVIEMALYKHEIESKLRQSEEKYFATVKSISDAIVIIDDQYTISYLNPKAESITGYALPDALGRNVADIMHLRNEATGEFPVNPIQCDIVSQHNALPEGLLLGSRQNVWIPIGEGSLSPVIDARGRRIGLVMIFKDLSEKRANEKMAKDFEKQRLSALIEGQEKERSRIAKDLHDGLGQILNAVKMNVNVLVTDKRTAQDLYQLLDEAIMESIRISENLLPSKLKDFDLATCLRSMCRQMNETVNIPISFQSMGVPVPLEQAHKVNLYRIAQEAVTNAIKHAHASSITVRLSERPQAVRLSIEDNGKGICPAKDDRNHSGLVNMRDRAEILQGKLSVKPGPEGGTIVMIETPVHPN
- a CDS encoding response regulator transcription factor, producing MKKHRIMLADDHAMIRAGVKNLLKESKDITIVGEAENGRQAIDLYEELKPDLIILDISLPDMNGMEVTQKILAFDANANILMLSMYDDEDYVGRCIENGVKGYVVKNESGQELEYAVHTILEGKTYFSQQVHKVILNKYKRGVVKKKERHEDIKLTAREIEIVKLIDDGLTSVQMADKLFISPRTVETHRANLMKKFAVKNSIELVKKARQINILT
- a CDS encoding PAS domain-containing protein; translation: MTVRPNGHKRDPSFAFDELPMPVIIYRQDNGCVLKYNKEAKRVLGLSTSDKALNISKIRPETLSRPKTATSKKPVNFGPVIHRTSKGKEILLAVLRKPISFDGMDCFVDFLESVCEAVSIKNEKASANHSETLIFGKMGSAELDLQTFLLTVSKELFQLLDVVVDEPQSIPIEQFLKTYIHPDFRSEVQQKIEEGMRGLGAEKKVVNVEFEMITATGRKIWIKALGIFKGGTALGILHEITEPKKAQEALVDANELFQRLADNVPGMIFKYQLKDESNGQFLFVSNGCESLFGISAEKIKARGLTEIIHPDDLPLIRQAMRDGFHNDLPWESEFRVIMPNGSVKWIAGASNAYKEKNGEHCWFGFMHDITGRKLAELKRKEIERIAQGNFRALATEMDKFHSLVGTIDGIVWEADAQTFEFKFVSKQAEKILGYPVSNWHTEPNFWANKIHPEDRERAVNFCKLSTRKLRDHDFEYRMITREGCEVWIQDKVTVIHKDGKPILLRGIMLDITARKMAEEEIRRSEQRFKLLYNNTPVMMHSIEVDGKLSRVSDFWLQKMGYSREEVLGKRSVEFMTAESREKGTKELVDFIRSGVARNLEFDFVTKSGRVLNTLLSSSAEYDGQGRVTRSLTVVTDITETKKLGKRLELAHKAARLGVWQIDFVNDSWECDDKLREIFGIEEGVLTREKYWGIVHPDDREAKMKRDKGLLTSPGSHYYDEYRIIRPVDHEVRYIKSQGLFFRDEQGNPLSGISVVYDQTQEKLAGQKILQSLKEKETLIKEVHHRIKNNLQLISSIVYLKLATFKQNDIREFLEGLRQKVKSIAVLHERLLQTEELDSVNIDDFLNRVLKDIQVSFYRPDLIVETKKEILPVQLPSDVATYCGLIVNELVTNAIKHAFPPESRGKIVVRFLQEEGNFLLSVCDNGIGLPENVAPRETGSFGMSLIYIFVKQLGGEFSVLRKNGTDFQIRFSTEFLTAPNTETVTKRIV
- a CDS encoding sensor histidine kinase; its protein translation is MNVDDYQRIKRKLLGGEQVRQYVVNFKKLNGKKIVALLNAQKLVNEIGELVLHWTALDISERVEFERNLEQKNLQLAKINSQMEKFLYSASHDLRSPLTSIMGLVNLTRLHTSDRTVMEYVEKIELSAERLDAIIRDIISFSKTTYKNIHSEKIEFDTQIWKVVNAHRHNENFNRLNVEIVIRGGAAFYSDRDRLEIILENLIRNAIQFSDAAKVRPFLHILVNMVPEHVTIEVHDNGIGIARQYFDQIFNMFYKASSQSRGAGLGLYIAKEGIEQLGGDISVQSEVGFGSVFKVCIPNSLKGKLINRKNQLKNEAVEH